In a genomic window of Styela clava chromosome 11, kaStyClav1.hap1.2, whole genome shotgun sequence:
- the LOC120347123 gene encoding potassium channel subfamily T member 2-like isoform X2 produces MDNMGNAHSKVDSVHEDEERPDDNTIFHAFEHDAHSSPRVQLKLFVKDSTWRERLRFYFVKNQRTSLRIRLFNFILKVCSVSLYVFRAIYENPETTTCCGWCERNWTGSTNPWWTDQYEFSWWPIIWVERPFGVWIIQVILAFLSLIQAIITIFVDYKGNLWQNIFTLNNFLELLCTVPFIVSVCWPPLRCLFVPVFLNIWLANSRLNNMINDLQRVTQKQKSAMFNQIIVLLATITALLLTCICSVQQLERAGKYRMDIFDSLWFVIVTFSTVGYGDITPTIWPSRVVVIVTIVVALGVLPSQLEDLAHIWSQRQKQGGEYSRQRATTEKHVIVCATELRLDVIMEFLNEFYAHPFFQKHYVVLLSPSELDGPLRTFLQIPIWTERVIYLQGSALRETDLMRAKLDAAEACFILTSRQETNRDAADEKTILRAMACKDHAPHCPLYVQILNPASKFHIQFADQVICDEEFKYALLAMNCYIPGLSTMITLLAHTSKGQEGNALKAEWKQHFGKSAGNEIYHVIAEESKFFGEFIGYRFAHASQLAHAKCGAVLFGLKRDNEILINPGLSMIIEKTDVLFYICLTQEEDAVIINNTDDGGEIGDIARTFASGAEKALFEEEANRHISIREQREQKQRSSSTRSASGEASDSPSKSSLGDVMLDGTGSTESLEDVNTNQIVIGFPPIFPYIGHVTPTLCHILKERKMHCCLRHDRQCTHERFDQSENDPIIVCAEFATQSLINVMIPLRAHFRCLESLNPVILILEHSPEEQFVEAISCFPMVYYMLGNMNSLDSLLIAGVIRAHTIIIIDRMTSVYAEEEYMADSRQLVAAQTIFKLFPTIRTCLELTHTSNMRFNRFVSPNNQISIEELRKERRSEKASSLPYLFRESFASGEVFSSSMLDTLLYQSMVKSYLMTLLRLLLGLQYAPGSGYLSTHKVTKFEENRKYSSIFKEFSFRTGGIILGIYRKVIIERREESILNFKELPPEMESYKGKLFDESELQIPESPPNPVKKRRHSINVFSMKKSIRSKLPFKNRKHANLSVRRLQLLQHNMTEREKLDTMIQARATRLRISKDQFPAKQEKTLQKSTRTFGYVLLNPAPDTVLKKGDTLYIIRPETRSHTSTDTMNLSATSSSTGMNTIDETSESGSVFLEKETPKSKVTTKQRSSTLPNGNSLIPETSFQCNITSDDGTKNEEDISTTM; encoded by the exons ATGGATAATATGGGAAATGCTCATAGTAAAGTTGATAGTGTCCATGAAGACGAGGAAAGGCCGGACGATAATACCATATTTCATGCCTTCGAACATGATGCTCATTCAAGTCCAAG GGTACAACTCAAACTTTTTGTAAAAGATTCAACATGGAGAGAAAGACTTCGATTTTACTTCGTCAAAAACCAAAGAACAA GTCTCCGAATTCGACTATTTAATTTTATACTCAAAGTTTGTTCTGTATCCCTCTACGTTTTTCGAGCGATTTATGAAAATCCGGAAACCACAACATG TTGTGGGTGGTGTGAACGCAACTGGACAGGATCCACAAATCCATGGTGGACTGATCAATATGAATTTTCTTGGTGGCCAATCATTTGGGTGGAAAGACCATTCGGGGTGTGGATCATACAG GTTATTCTCGCCTTCTTGAGTCTCATCCAAGCGATCATTACTATATTTGTCGATTACAAAGGAAATTTGTGGCAAAACATATTCacattaaacaattttttggaATTGTTGTGTACCGTTCCGTTCATTGTTAgt GTGTGTTGGCCTCCATTGCGATGTCTCTTTGTTCCAGTTTTCCTCAACATATGGCTTGCCAACAGCAGATTGAACAATATGATC aatGATCTTCAACGCGTTACGCAAAAGCAGAAGAGTGCAATGTTTAACCAAATAATTGTTCTTCTTGCAACAATAACTGCATTGCTACTGACCTG CATATGTTCAGTTCAACAACTGGAAAGAGCTGGAAAATACCGGATGGATATTTTTGATTCGTTGTGGTTTGTTATTGTCACTTTCAGTACAGTCGGTTATGGAGACATCACCCCAACAATATGGCCGTCGCGTGTTGTTGTCATAGTAACTATTGTAGTTGCGCTTGGAGTATTACCGAGTCAG CTTGAAGATCTTGCTCATATATGGTCACAACGACAAAAGCAAGGTGGGGAATACAGCAGACAACGGGCGACCACTGAAAAACATGTGATTGTGTGCGCTACTG AGCTACGTCTCGACGTTATCATGGAGTTTCTGAATGAATTCTACGCTCACCCGTTCTTTCAAAAACACTACGTAGTATTACTTTCACCAAGTGAGTTGGATGGACCTCTACGTACTTTTCTTCAAATTCCAATATGGACAGAAAGGGTAATTTATCTCCAAGGATCTGCTCTACGTGAAACTGATCTCATGCGAGCAAA GCTCGATGCAGCAGAAGCTTGTTTCATTCTGACGTCACGCCAAGAAACGAATCGTGATGCAGCAGACGAGAAAACAATTCTGAGAGCAATGGCGTGCAAAGATCATGCGCCTCACTGTCCGTTATATGTTCAAATATTGAATCCTGCATCGAAATTTCATATACAATTTGCTGATCAA GTTATATGCGATGAAGAATTCAAATATGCTTTGTTGGCGATGAATTGCTATATACCGGGATTGTCAACAATGATAACTTTGTTAGCGCATACTTCAAAGGGACA AGAAGGAAATGCATTAAAAGCTGAATGGAAGCAACATTTTGGAAAAAGCGCGGGTAATGAAATTTATCACGTGATTGCAGAGGAGAGTAAATTCTTTGGCGAATTCATCGGATATAGATTTGCTCATGCGTCTCAGCTGGCTCACGCAAA GTGTGGAGCAGTTCTATTTGGATTAAAACGAGACAATGAGATTTTGATCAACCCTGGACTTTCTATGATTATCGAAAAGACGGATGTTTTGTTTTACATTTGTCTCACTCAAGAAGAAGATGCCgtaattatcaataatactGATGACGGTGGAGAAATAGGTGATATTGCTAGAACTTTTGCGAGTGGAGCTGAAAAAGCACTTTTTGAGGAAGAAGCAAATCGACATATATCTATTCGCGAACAAAGGGAACAAAAACAAAGATCTAGCTCAACAAGATCTGCTTCAGGGGAAG CTTCCGACAGTCCGTCCAAAAGTTCACTGGGTGACGTAATGTTAGACGGAACAGGTTCAACCGAGAGTCTAGAAGACGTGAATACAAACCA AATCGTAATTGGCTTTCCACCGATCTTTCCATACATTGGTCACGTTACTCCAACTCTTTGTCACATtttgaaagaaagaaaaatgCATTGTTGTCTGAGACATGACAGA CAATGCACTCATGAACGTTTCGATCAATCAGAAAATGATCCGATAATCGTCTGCGCGGAATTTGCAACTCAAAGTCTTATCAACGTTATGATACCATTGCGAGCTCATTTCAG GTGCCTCGAAAGTCTGAATCCTGTGATATTGATATTAGAACATTCGCCAGAAGAACAATTTGTAGAAGCTATAAGTTGCTTTCCGATGGTTTATTACATGCTTGGAAATATGAACAG CCTAGATTCTCTTCTGATTGCGGGAGTAATTCGAGCACATACAATAATTATAATCGACAGAATGACGTCGGTTTACGCAGAAGAAGAATATATGGCGGATTCAAG GCAACTCGTCGCTGCTCAAacaattttcaagttatttcCAACAATTCGAACCTGCCTTGAATTAACTCATACGTCGAACATGAGATTCAACAGATTTGTGTCGCCAAACAATCAGATAAGCATTGAAGAATTGCGAAAG GAAAGGCGTTCAGAAAAAGCATCGTCACTACCCTATCTTTTTCGAGAATCATTTGCATCAGGAGAAGTATTTAGCTCCAGTATGTTGGATACGTTGCTGTATCAGTCAATGGTGAAAAGTTACCTGATGACGTTGTTACGACTCTTGCTTGGACTTCAATATGCCCCCGGGTCCGGATATCTTTCAACG CACAAAGTTACAAAATTCGAAGAAAACCGAAAATATTCTTCGATATTTAAAGAGTTCAGTTTCCGTACTGGTGGAATTATACTAGGAATATATAGGAAAGTTATCATTGAACGCAGAGAAGAATCTATATTAAACTTCAAAGAACTACCACCAGAGATGGAATCTTATAAAGGCAAGCTAT TCGATGAGTCGGAGTTACAGATTCCTGAATCTCCACCCAATCCCGTCAAGAAGCGTCGACACAGCATCAATGTGTTCAGCATGAAAAAATCGATCAGATCGAA ATTGCCTTTCAAAAATCGCAAGCATGCAAATTTAAGCGTGCGTAGACTTCAACTTCTACAGCATAATATGACCGAGCGAGAAAAACTTGACACAATGATACAAGCAAGAGCGACAAGACTTAGAATTAGCAAGGATCAATTTCCTGCAAAGCAGGAAAAAACTTTGCAGAAATCTACCCGCACTTTTGGATACGTTCTACTGAATCCTGCACCAGATACTGTCCTAAAGAAGGGAGATACGCT gtATATCATCAGACCAGAAACTCGTTCACATACAAGCACAGATACCATGAATCTGTCAGCTACATCATCGAGTACCGGAATGAACACCATCGATGAAACAAGTGAATCGGGTTCAGTGTTCCTCGAAAAGGAGACGCCCAAAAGTAAAGTTACGACTAAACAAAGATCGTCCACTTTACCTAACGGAAACAGCTTGATCCCAGAAACATCTTTTCAATGTAATATTACTTCGGACGATGGAACGAAGAATGAAGAAGATATTTCAACCACAATGTAA
- the LOC120347123 gene encoding potassium channel subfamily T member 2-like isoform X1, protein MQTADIEMDAMGLLVNMNNAQKRWKHHVDRRQIPEFPDSRVQLKLFVKDSTWRERLRFYFVKNQRTSLRIRLFNFILKVCSVSLYVFRAIYENPETTTCCGWCERNWTGSTNPWWTDQYEFSWWPIIWVERPFGVWIIQVILAFLSLIQAIITIFVDYKGNLWQNIFTLNNFLELLCTVPFIVSVCWPPLRCLFVPVFLNIWLANSRLNNMINDLQRVTQKQKSAMFNQIIVLLATITALLLTCICSVQQLERAGKYRMDIFDSLWFVIVTFSTVGYGDITPTIWPSRVVVIVTIVVALGVLPSQLEDLAHIWSQRQKQGGEYSRQRATTEKHVIVCATELRLDVIMEFLNEFYAHPFFQKHYVVLLSPSELDGPLRTFLQIPIWTERVIYLQGSALRETDLMRAKLDAAEACFILTSRQETNRDAADEKTILRAMACKDHAPHCPLYVQILNPASKFHIQFADQVICDEEFKYALLAMNCYIPGLSTMITLLAHTSKGQEGNALKAEWKQHFGKSAGNEIYHVIAEESKFFGEFIGYRFAHASQLAHAKCGAVLFGLKRDNEILINPGLSMIIEKTDVLFYICLTQEEDAVIINNTDDGGEIGDIARTFASGAEKALFEEEANRHISIREQREQKQRSSSTRSASGEASDSPSKSSLGDVMLDGTGSTESLEDVNTNQIVIGFPPIFPYIGHVTPTLCHILKERKMHCCLRHDRQCTHERFDQSENDPIIVCAEFATQSLINVMIPLRAHFRCLESLNPVILILEHSPEEQFVEAISCFPMVYYMLGNMNSLDSLLIAGVIRAHTIIIIDRMTSVYAEEEYMADSRQLVAAQTIFKLFPTIRTCLELTHTSNMRFNRFVSPNNQISIEELRKERRSEKASSLPYLFRESFASGEVFSSSMLDTLLYQSMVKSYLMTLLRLLLGLQYAPGSGYLSTHKVTKFEENRKYSSIFKEFSFRTGGIILGIYRKVIIERREESILNFKELPPEMESYKGKLFDESELQIPESPPNPVKKRRHSINVFSMKKSIRSKLPFKNRKHANLSVRRLQLLQHNMTEREKLDTMIQARATRLRISKDQFPAKQEKTLQKSTRTFGYVLLNPAPDTVLKKGDTLYIIRPETRSHTSTDTMNLSATSSSTGMNTIDETSESGSVFLEKETPKSKVTTKQRSSTLPNGNSLIPETSFQCNITSDDGTKNEEDISTTM, encoded by the exons GGTACAACTCAAACTTTTTGTAAAAGATTCAACATGGAGAGAAAGACTTCGATTTTACTTCGTCAAAAACCAAAGAACAA GTCTCCGAATTCGACTATTTAATTTTATACTCAAAGTTTGTTCTGTATCCCTCTACGTTTTTCGAGCGATTTATGAAAATCCGGAAACCACAACATG TTGTGGGTGGTGTGAACGCAACTGGACAGGATCCACAAATCCATGGTGGACTGATCAATATGAATTTTCTTGGTGGCCAATCATTTGGGTGGAAAGACCATTCGGGGTGTGGATCATACAG GTTATTCTCGCCTTCTTGAGTCTCATCCAAGCGATCATTACTATATTTGTCGATTACAAAGGAAATTTGTGGCAAAACATATTCacattaaacaattttttggaATTGTTGTGTACCGTTCCGTTCATTGTTAgt GTGTGTTGGCCTCCATTGCGATGTCTCTTTGTTCCAGTTTTCCTCAACATATGGCTTGCCAACAGCAGATTGAACAATATGATC aatGATCTTCAACGCGTTACGCAAAAGCAGAAGAGTGCAATGTTTAACCAAATAATTGTTCTTCTTGCAACAATAACTGCATTGCTACTGACCTG CATATGTTCAGTTCAACAACTGGAAAGAGCTGGAAAATACCGGATGGATATTTTTGATTCGTTGTGGTTTGTTATTGTCACTTTCAGTACAGTCGGTTATGGAGACATCACCCCAACAATATGGCCGTCGCGTGTTGTTGTCATAGTAACTATTGTAGTTGCGCTTGGAGTATTACCGAGTCAG CTTGAAGATCTTGCTCATATATGGTCACAACGACAAAAGCAAGGTGGGGAATACAGCAGACAACGGGCGACCACTGAAAAACATGTGATTGTGTGCGCTACTG AGCTACGTCTCGACGTTATCATGGAGTTTCTGAATGAATTCTACGCTCACCCGTTCTTTCAAAAACACTACGTAGTATTACTTTCACCAAGTGAGTTGGATGGACCTCTACGTACTTTTCTTCAAATTCCAATATGGACAGAAAGGGTAATTTATCTCCAAGGATCTGCTCTACGTGAAACTGATCTCATGCGAGCAAA GCTCGATGCAGCAGAAGCTTGTTTCATTCTGACGTCACGCCAAGAAACGAATCGTGATGCAGCAGACGAGAAAACAATTCTGAGAGCAATGGCGTGCAAAGATCATGCGCCTCACTGTCCGTTATATGTTCAAATATTGAATCCTGCATCGAAATTTCATATACAATTTGCTGATCAA GTTATATGCGATGAAGAATTCAAATATGCTTTGTTGGCGATGAATTGCTATATACCGGGATTGTCAACAATGATAACTTTGTTAGCGCATACTTCAAAGGGACA AGAAGGAAATGCATTAAAAGCTGAATGGAAGCAACATTTTGGAAAAAGCGCGGGTAATGAAATTTATCACGTGATTGCAGAGGAGAGTAAATTCTTTGGCGAATTCATCGGATATAGATTTGCTCATGCGTCTCAGCTGGCTCACGCAAA GTGTGGAGCAGTTCTATTTGGATTAAAACGAGACAATGAGATTTTGATCAACCCTGGACTTTCTATGATTATCGAAAAGACGGATGTTTTGTTTTACATTTGTCTCACTCAAGAAGAAGATGCCgtaattatcaataatactGATGACGGTGGAGAAATAGGTGATATTGCTAGAACTTTTGCGAGTGGAGCTGAAAAAGCACTTTTTGAGGAAGAAGCAAATCGACATATATCTATTCGCGAACAAAGGGAACAAAAACAAAGATCTAGCTCAACAAGATCTGCTTCAGGGGAAG CTTCCGACAGTCCGTCCAAAAGTTCACTGGGTGACGTAATGTTAGACGGAACAGGTTCAACCGAGAGTCTAGAAGACGTGAATACAAACCA AATCGTAATTGGCTTTCCACCGATCTTTCCATACATTGGTCACGTTACTCCAACTCTTTGTCACATtttgaaagaaagaaaaatgCATTGTTGTCTGAGACATGACAGA CAATGCACTCATGAACGTTTCGATCAATCAGAAAATGATCCGATAATCGTCTGCGCGGAATTTGCAACTCAAAGTCTTATCAACGTTATGATACCATTGCGAGCTCATTTCAG GTGCCTCGAAAGTCTGAATCCTGTGATATTGATATTAGAACATTCGCCAGAAGAACAATTTGTAGAAGCTATAAGTTGCTTTCCGATGGTTTATTACATGCTTGGAAATATGAACAG CCTAGATTCTCTTCTGATTGCGGGAGTAATTCGAGCACATACAATAATTATAATCGACAGAATGACGTCGGTTTACGCAGAAGAAGAATATATGGCGGATTCAAG GCAACTCGTCGCTGCTCAAacaattttcaagttatttcCAACAATTCGAACCTGCCTTGAATTAACTCATACGTCGAACATGAGATTCAACAGATTTGTGTCGCCAAACAATCAGATAAGCATTGAAGAATTGCGAAAG GAAAGGCGTTCAGAAAAAGCATCGTCACTACCCTATCTTTTTCGAGAATCATTTGCATCAGGAGAAGTATTTAGCTCCAGTATGTTGGATACGTTGCTGTATCAGTCAATGGTGAAAAGTTACCTGATGACGTTGTTACGACTCTTGCTTGGACTTCAATATGCCCCCGGGTCCGGATATCTTTCAACG CACAAAGTTACAAAATTCGAAGAAAACCGAAAATATTCTTCGATATTTAAAGAGTTCAGTTTCCGTACTGGTGGAATTATACTAGGAATATATAGGAAAGTTATCATTGAACGCAGAGAAGAATCTATATTAAACTTCAAAGAACTACCACCAGAGATGGAATCTTATAAAGGCAAGCTAT TCGATGAGTCGGAGTTACAGATTCCTGAATCTCCACCCAATCCCGTCAAGAAGCGTCGACACAGCATCAATGTGTTCAGCATGAAAAAATCGATCAGATCGAA ATTGCCTTTCAAAAATCGCAAGCATGCAAATTTAAGCGTGCGTAGACTTCAACTTCTACAGCATAATATGACCGAGCGAGAAAAACTTGACACAATGATACAAGCAAGAGCGACAAGACTTAGAATTAGCAAGGATCAATTTCCTGCAAAGCAGGAAAAAACTTTGCAGAAATCTACCCGCACTTTTGGATACGTTCTACTGAATCCTGCACCAGATACTGTCCTAAAGAAGGGAGATACGCT gtATATCATCAGACCAGAAACTCGTTCACATACAAGCACAGATACCATGAATCTGTCAGCTACATCATCGAGTACCGGAATGAACACCATCGATGAAACAAGTGAATCGGGTTCAGTGTTCCTCGAAAAGGAGACGCCCAAAAGTAAAGTTACGACTAAACAAAGATCGTCCACTTTACCTAACGGAAACAGCTTGATCCCAGAAACATCTTTTCAATGTAATATTACTTCGGACGATGGAACGAAGAATGAAGAAGATATTTCAACCACAATGTAA
- the LOC120347123 gene encoding potassium channel subfamily T member 2-like isoform X3 translates to MDQETNTLAISPLQPSRVQLKLFVKDSTWRERLRFYFVKNQRTSLRIRLFNFILKVCSVSLYVFRAIYENPETTTCCGWCERNWTGSTNPWWTDQYEFSWWPIIWVERPFGVWIIQVILAFLSLIQAIITIFVDYKGNLWQNIFTLNNFLELLCTVPFIVSVCWPPLRCLFVPVFLNIWLANSRLNNMINDLQRVTQKQKSAMFNQIIVLLATITALLLTCICSVQQLERAGKYRMDIFDSLWFVIVTFSTVGYGDITPTIWPSRVVVIVTIVVALGVLPSQLEDLAHIWSQRQKQGGEYSRQRATTEKHVIVCATELRLDVIMEFLNEFYAHPFFQKHYVVLLSPSELDGPLRTFLQIPIWTERVIYLQGSALRETDLMRAKLDAAEACFILTSRQETNRDAADEKTILRAMACKDHAPHCPLYVQILNPASKFHIQFADQVICDEEFKYALLAMNCYIPGLSTMITLLAHTSKGQEGNALKAEWKQHFGKSAGNEIYHVIAEESKFFGEFIGYRFAHASQLAHAKCGAVLFGLKRDNEILINPGLSMIIEKTDVLFYICLTQEEDAVIINNTDDGGEIGDIARTFASGAEKALFEEEANRHISIREQREQKQRSSSTRSASGEASDSPSKSSLGDVMLDGTGSTESLEDVNTNQIVIGFPPIFPYIGHVTPTLCHILKERKMHCCLRHDRQCTHERFDQSENDPIIVCAEFATQSLINVMIPLRAHFRCLESLNPVILILEHSPEEQFVEAISCFPMVYYMLGNMNSLDSLLIAGVIRAHTIIIIDRMTSVYAEEEYMADSRQLVAAQTIFKLFPTIRTCLELTHTSNMRFNRFVSPNNQISIEELRKERRSEKASSLPYLFRESFASGEVFSSSMLDTLLYQSMVKSYLMTLLRLLLGLQYAPGSGYLSTHKVTKFEENRKYSSIFKEFSFRTGGIILGIYRKVIIERREESILNFKELPPEMESYKGKLFDESELQIPESPPNPVKKRRHSINVFSMKKSIRSKLPFKNRKHANLSVRRLQLLQHNMTEREKLDTMIQARATRLRISKDQFPAKQEKTLQKSTRTFGYVLLNPAPDTVLKKGDTLYIIRPETRSHTSTDTMNLSATSSSTGMNTIDETSESGSVFLEKETPKSKVTTKQRSSTLPNGNSLIPETSFQCNITSDDGTKNEEDISTTM, encoded by the exons GGTACAACTCAAACTTTTTGTAAAAGATTCAACATGGAGAGAAAGACTTCGATTTTACTTCGTCAAAAACCAAAGAACAA GTCTCCGAATTCGACTATTTAATTTTATACTCAAAGTTTGTTCTGTATCCCTCTACGTTTTTCGAGCGATTTATGAAAATCCGGAAACCACAACATG TTGTGGGTGGTGTGAACGCAACTGGACAGGATCCACAAATCCATGGTGGACTGATCAATATGAATTTTCTTGGTGGCCAATCATTTGGGTGGAAAGACCATTCGGGGTGTGGATCATACAG GTTATTCTCGCCTTCTTGAGTCTCATCCAAGCGATCATTACTATATTTGTCGATTACAAAGGAAATTTGTGGCAAAACATATTCacattaaacaattttttggaATTGTTGTGTACCGTTCCGTTCATTGTTAgt GTGTGTTGGCCTCCATTGCGATGTCTCTTTGTTCCAGTTTTCCTCAACATATGGCTTGCCAACAGCAGATTGAACAATATGATC aatGATCTTCAACGCGTTACGCAAAAGCAGAAGAGTGCAATGTTTAACCAAATAATTGTTCTTCTTGCAACAATAACTGCATTGCTACTGACCTG CATATGTTCAGTTCAACAACTGGAAAGAGCTGGAAAATACCGGATGGATATTTTTGATTCGTTGTGGTTTGTTATTGTCACTTTCAGTACAGTCGGTTATGGAGACATCACCCCAACAATATGGCCGTCGCGTGTTGTTGTCATAGTAACTATTGTAGTTGCGCTTGGAGTATTACCGAGTCAG CTTGAAGATCTTGCTCATATATGGTCACAACGACAAAAGCAAGGTGGGGAATACAGCAGACAACGGGCGACCACTGAAAAACATGTGATTGTGTGCGCTACTG AGCTACGTCTCGACGTTATCATGGAGTTTCTGAATGAATTCTACGCTCACCCGTTCTTTCAAAAACACTACGTAGTATTACTTTCACCAAGTGAGTTGGATGGACCTCTACGTACTTTTCTTCAAATTCCAATATGGACAGAAAGGGTAATTTATCTCCAAGGATCTGCTCTACGTGAAACTGATCTCATGCGAGCAAA GCTCGATGCAGCAGAAGCTTGTTTCATTCTGACGTCACGCCAAGAAACGAATCGTGATGCAGCAGACGAGAAAACAATTCTGAGAGCAATGGCGTGCAAAGATCATGCGCCTCACTGTCCGTTATATGTTCAAATATTGAATCCTGCATCGAAATTTCATATACAATTTGCTGATCAA GTTATATGCGATGAAGAATTCAAATATGCTTTGTTGGCGATGAATTGCTATATACCGGGATTGTCAACAATGATAACTTTGTTAGCGCATACTTCAAAGGGACA AGAAGGAAATGCATTAAAAGCTGAATGGAAGCAACATTTTGGAAAAAGCGCGGGTAATGAAATTTATCACGTGATTGCAGAGGAGAGTAAATTCTTTGGCGAATTCATCGGATATAGATTTGCTCATGCGTCTCAGCTGGCTCACGCAAA GTGTGGAGCAGTTCTATTTGGATTAAAACGAGACAATGAGATTTTGATCAACCCTGGACTTTCTATGATTATCGAAAAGACGGATGTTTTGTTTTACATTTGTCTCACTCAAGAAGAAGATGCCgtaattatcaataatactGATGACGGTGGAGAAATAGGTGATATTGCTAGAACTTTTGCGAGTGGAGCTGAAAAAGCACTTTTTGAGGAAGAAGCAAATCGACATATATCTATTCGCGAACAAAGGGAACAAAAACAAAGATCTAGCTCAACAAGATCTGCTTCAGGGGAAG CTTCCGACAGTCCGTCCAAAAGTTCACTGGGTGACGTAATGTTAGACGGAACAGGTTCAACCGAGAGTCTAGAAGACGTGAATACAAACCA AATCGTAATTGGCTTTCCACCGATCTTTCCATACATTGGTCACGTTACTCCAACTCTTTGTCACATtttgaaagaaagaaaaatgCATTGTTGTCTGAGACATGACAGA CAATGCACTCATGAACGTTTCGATCAATCAGAAAATGATCCGATAATCGTCTGCGCGGAATTTGCAACTCAAAGTCTTATCAACGTTATGATACCATTGCGAGCTCATTTCAG GTGCCTCGAAAGTCTGAATCCTGTGATATTGATATTAGAACATTCGCCAGAAGAACAATTTGTAGAAGCTATAAGTTGCTTTCCGATGGTTTATTACATGCTTGGAAATATGAACAG CCTAGATTCTCTTCTGATTGCGGGAGTAATTCGAGCACATACAATAATTATAATCGACAGAATGACGTCGGTTTACGCAGAAGAAGAATATATGGCGGATTCAAG GCAACTCGTCGCTGCTCAAacaattttcaagttatttcCAACAATTCGAACCTGCCTTGAATTAACTCATACGTCGAACATGAGATTCAACAGATTTGTGTCGCCAAACAATCAGATAAGCATTGAAGAATTGCGAAAG GAAAGGCGTTCAGAAAAAGCATCGTCACTACCCTATCTTTTTCGAGAATCATTTGCATCAGGAGAAGTATTTAGCTCCAGTATGTTGGATACGTTGCTGTATCAGTCAATGGTGAAAAGTTACCTGATGACGTTGTTACGACTCTTGCTTGGACTTCAATATGCCCCCGGGTCCGGATATCTTTCAACG CACAAAGTTACAAAATTCGAAGAAAACCGAAAATATTCTTCGATATTTAAAGAGTTCAGTTTCCGTACTGGTGGAATTATACTAGGAATATATAGGAAAGTTATCATTGAACGCAGAGAAGAATCTATATTAAACTTCAAAGAACTACCACCAGAGATGGAATCTTATAAAGGCAAGCTAT TCGATGAGTCGGAGTTACAGATTCCTGAATCTCCACCCAATCCCGTCAAGAAGCGTCGACACAGCATCAATGTGTTCAGCATGAAAAAATCGATCAGATCGAA ATTGCCTTTCAAAAATCGCAAGCATGCAAATTTAAGCGTGCGTAGACTTCAACTTCTACAGCATAATATGACCGAGCGAGAAAAACTTGACACAATGATACAAGCAAGAGCGACAAGACTTAGAATTAGCAAGGATCAATTTCCTGCAAAGCAGGAAAAAACTTTGCAGAAATCTACCCGCACTTTTGGATACGTTCTACTGAATCCTGCACCAGATACTGTCCTAAAGAAGGGAGATACGCT gtATATCATCAGACCAGAAACTCGTTCACATACAAGCACAGATACCATGAATCTGTCAGCTACATCATCGAGTACCGGAATGAACACCATCGATGAAACAAGTGAATCGGGTTCAGTGTTCCTCGAAAAGGAGACGCCCAAAAGTAAAGTTACGACTAAACAAAGATCGTCCACTTTACCTAACGGAAACAGCTTGATCCCAGAAACATCTTTTCAATGTAATATTACTTCGGACGATGGAACGAAGAATGAAGAAGATATTTCAACCACAATGTAA